Proteins from one Algicella marina genomic window:
- a CDS encoding tetratricopeptide repeat protein, translated as MGCARDPDVLINDRVGLPAPRNLPTAQAPDGLEIGHRLMDAGEYELALKAYYRAASDLGFTADVLSAIGSANLRLQRLGQAETTLRAALELDEKFVPALNNLGVVLNARNQIGEARELFRVAYALDNGSSDDIRDNLRLLDDKLQNIDTETAPIEDFRLVRRGNGQYLLLGQ; from the coding sequence ATGGGTTGTGCCCGTGATCCCGACGTCCTGATCAACGATCGCGTCGGCCTCCCCGCCCCGCGCAACCTGCCCACCGCGCAAGCTCCGGACGGTCTCGAGATCGGGCACAGGCTCATGGATGCGGGTGAATACGAACTAGCCCTGAAGGCCTATTACCGCGCGGCATCGGATCTCGGCTTTACCGCCGATGTCCTGTCCGCGATCGGATCGGCCAATCTCAGGCTGCAACGGCTGGGTCAGGCGGAGACAACCCTGCGCGCCGCCCTCGAACTCGATGAGAAGTTCGTGCCGGCCCTGAACAACCTTGGCGTCGTGCTGAACGCACGCAACCAGATCGGTGAAGCCCGCGAACTTTTCCGCGTTGCCTATGCCCTCGACAACGGTTCGTCAGACGACATACGCGATAACTTGCGCCTTCTCGACGACAAATTGCAAAATATTGATACCGAAACGGCACCAATCGAAGATTTTCGCTTGGTAAGAAGGGGCAATGGGCAGTATCTTCTTCTCGGGCAATAA
- a CDS encoding type II secretion system F family protein has translation MEQLRYGWEFINAALGPLGPFYMLAFLGILMILLSAPLAFKTKPDPLNKLKGSGVVMPKADGKSAPVRLRYDGGNRQLERFKPLLEPQNEKEFSATRMKLTQAGYRSRNAVSNYHLLRFILGVVALAIGTLSVLVRSDEPGLSTVILSVLIPGVIGYFAPDYWVERRRQTRQEEITNGFPDALDLMLVCVEAGQSLDQSILRVAKEIQKGYPALAEEYEMVSNEMRAGKDRVTVLRDMGERCGVSDISAFVTVLIQSATFGTSVADALRVYASEMRDKRVMRAEEKANKLPTKLTLGTMMFTVPPLLIILIGPSVYGIAQTLGR, from the coding sequence ATGGAACAGCTCCGGTACGGATGGGAGTTCATCAACGCGGCGCTCGGCCCCCTCGGGCCGTTCTACATGCTCGCCTTTCTTGGCATCCTTATGATCCTCCTGTCCGCCCCCCTCGCCTTCAAGACGAAGCCGGATCCGCTCAACAAGCTCAAGGGTTCCGGCGTGGTCATGCCGAAGGCCGACGGCAAATCCGCGCCGGTCCGTCTGCGCTATGACGGTGGCAACCGCCAGTTGGAACGCTTCAAGCCTCTGCTGGAACCCCAGAACGAGAAAGAATTCTCCGCAACCCGGATGAAGCTGACACAGGCCGGCTACCGAAGCCGCAACGCCGTGTCGAATTACCATCTGCTACGTTTCATCCTTGGCGTTGTCGCGCTTGCCATCGGAACACTTTCCGTGCTTGTCCGCAGCGACGAGCCCGGGCTCTCGACCGTGATCCTCTCCGTGCTGATCCCCGGGGTTATCGGCTATTTCGCGCCAGATTACTGGGTCGAACGCCGCCGCCAGACCCGCCAGGAAGAAATCACCAACGGTTTCCCCGACGCCCTCGATCTCATGCTCGTCTGCGTCGAGGCTGGTCAGTCGCTCGACCAGTCGATCCTCCGCGTCGCCAAGGAAATCCAGAAAGGCTATCCCGCTCTCGCCGAAGAATACGAGATGGTCTCCAACGAGATGCGCGCAGGCAAGGATCGTGTCACGGTCCTGCGCGACATGGGTGAACGCTGCGGCGTATCCGACATTTCCGCCTTCGTAACAGTACTTATCCAGTCCGCCACCTTCGGTACCTCTGTCGCGGACGCTCTGCGGGTCTACGCCTCGGAAATGCGTGACAAGCGCGTTATGCGGGCCGAGGAGAAGGCAAACAAGCTACCCACGAAGTTGACGTTGGGAACGATGATGTTCACAGTGCCTCCGCTGCTGATCATTCTCATTGGACCTTCTGTTTATGGCATTGCCCAAACGCTCGGACGCTAA